The window GATCACGGTCGCGGAAGCGATGGTCGTCGGCCATGGCAGGGGTAGCGGTGGCGACGGCCATCGTGACGGCAGCGAGCGTGCCGAGCGTGGTCCGCGCCAGTCTCGTGGGGGTGGTCGTCATCAGTCTTATCCTCGCTTGGCACCGATGCGTGATTGCGCCGGTGACAGGCAAGAAATGCGCGATTCGCGGTGAGGCGAAGCTGAATTGGAGTGTCAGGCGCTGTTCATGTTGAGGGCGTCTTTTGTGAACGCTCCTAGTTGTCCAGCGCAGCCAGCACCTCGCGGGTGAAGGCGCCAATATCGAAGCCCGCGCCCGGCGGATCCTCGCCGCGCCGCACGATCACCACCTGGCGCGATGGGATGATGACGACATATTGCCCGCGATTGCCGTTGGCCGAGAAGGCATCGGCCGGCACGCCTGGCTCCTTGTTCATCAGCCAGAAGCCCGCACCATAGCCGAAGGTGCCGGTGGTGGGCTGCGGACCTGAAGGCCGGCTGACATAGTCGCGCCAGCCTTCGGGCAGCACGCGCTCGCCCGAGGCAAGCTTGCCGTCTTCGAGATAGAGCTGGCCAAAGCGCGCCAGATCGCGCGCGGTGGTCCAGACCTGCGAGGAGAGGATATAGCCGCCCCGGCTGTCGGTCTCGGCCACGGTGTGGTGCATCCCGAGCTTCGCGAAGAATTCATGCGGCGGATAGAAGCTCAGCCAGTTATCGATCGCCTTCACGGCCAGCAGCGTGTCGTTGTTGGCATAGCGGAACACGGTCCCCGGCTTGTGCAGCACCGGCCAGTTGATCGCGGTCTCGTCGACGCTCGATCCGCCGAAATAGAGCGGGTCGGTGCGGTTGCCCGGCGTGTCGGAATAGCGCCCGGTGGCCATGCGCAGGGCGTGATCGAGGGTGATGGCATTGCGCGGATCGCTGCCTCCTCCGCTGCGCCAGTAATTGAGGCCGATGGGTTCATCGACATTCGCCTCCCCTTCCTGCACCGCCGCGCCGATCAGCGTCGCGGCGATCGACTTGGCGACCGACCAGGTGCGCTGCGGAGTACGGGCATTGAAGCCGGGGGCATAGCGTTCGGCGAGGGTATCGCCTGTCAGCACCAGCGTGGCGGTGGTGCGGGTGCCTTGGCCGAAGCCGCCTTCGAAAGCGCGGGCAAAGGGTGCAGCGAGCCGGGCCGACAGGCCTGCATCATTGCTCAGCAGCGGAAGACCGGGCGGGTTGGGCGCCGCAGCAGGGCGCATCCGCGAGCCCACGTTGCTCACCTCAGGATCGGCACCAATGGGCAGCAGGGCGCAGCCGGTGTCCGGCCCGAAATAGCCTGCAACGCGCGCGGGCATGTCATCGGCCCAGGTCACCGAAACGTGGCTGATCTGGCCACTCGGGCGGCGCTTGATGGAAAAGGGCAGCGCGCCGATCAGCGCATCGTGCGGCGCCTGGATGCCGCTCAGCTCCCACGCCGCGACGCTTTCAGGCTTGCGGGCAGCACCGTTGCGCTCGGCAATGGCCATCCCGCTGCACAGCATGAGCGCCTTGTAGCCCGCCGCGAGCGCGCGATCATGGCGCGCCTGAAGCGCGGCCTGCGGGTTTTGTGCGGCGACAGGAAGGGCGGCGAGGAGCAGCGCGGCTCCGGCTAGCATGGTGCGGATCATGGCGCGCACCCTAGCCCGCACGAGACAAAAGAAAAGGGCCGCCGGATTGCTCCGGGCGGCCCTGTTCATGCCTTTGTCGAAGGGCGCGGCTTACGCGTCTTCGTATTCTTCCGTGGCCACCGGACCCGAATCCTGACCCTTGGCCGCTTCGTCGCGGTCAACCAGTTCGATGATCGCCATCTGCACCGCGTCCGAGGGACGGATGCCGGCGCGCAGCACGCGGGTGTAGCCGCCGTCACGATCGGCGTAGCGGGTGGCCAGCGCGTCAAACAGCTTCTTGAGCTGGGCTTCGTCACCCAGACGGCTCATGGCGAGACGACGGTTCGACAGGCCGCCACGCTTCGCGAGCGTGATCAGCTTCTCGACGTAGGGACGCAGTTCCTTCGCCTTGGGAAGGGTGGTGGTGATCTGCTCGTGCTTGATCAGAGCGGCTGCGAGGTTGCGCAGCAGGGCGTGGCGGTGGCCGGTCTTGCGGCCAAGCTTGCGGCCCGAAATACCATGACGCATTGTAATCTTCCTTCGTTCGTTATGGGCCCGTGTCAGGTAGCCCGTAGCTGGTTCGGATCAGGGCCCCGAACCTTTGCCCTCGTGGTAAGCCCTCGCTTTCGCGAGGGCTCCCCAATTCATCAGCCGAGAAGTTCCTGTTCGAGCTTCTTGGCCATCTCTTCGATGTTCTCGGGCGGCCAGCCCGGGATGTCCATCCCGAGGCGCAGGCCCATGCTCGAGAGCACTTCCTTGATTTCATTGAGCGACTTGCGGCCGAAGTTCGGCGTGCGCAGCATCTCGGCTTCGGTCTTCTGGACCAGATCGCCGATGTAGATGATGTTGTCGTTCTTGAGGCAGTTGGCCGAACGCACCGAGAGTTCCAGCTCGTCCACCTTCTTGAGGAGGTAGCGGTTGAGCTGGTTTGCGTCGCTTTCTTGCGGCTGCACAGCGTGACCGATCATCGCGCTCTGCGGCTGCGGAATGCCGTCTTCGAAGTGGACGAACAGGGTCAGCTGGTCCTGCAGGATGCGCGCGGCATAGGCCACGGCGTCTTCAGGGGTGACAGTGCCATCGGTTTCGACGGTCAGCGAGAGCTTGTCGTAGTCGAGCTCCTGCCCGACGCGGGCGTTCTCGACCTTGTAGCTCACCTGACGGACCGGCGAGTAGAGCGAGTCGACCGGGATCAGCCCGATCGGCGCGTCCACCGGACGGTTCTGCACGGCGGGCGAGTAGCCCTTGCCCGTGTCGGCGGTCAGCTCCATGTTGAGCGTGGCGCCTTCGTCGAGCTGGCAGATCACCAGATCCTTGTTCATCACTTCGATATCGCCGGTGACGGCAATGTCGCCAGCGCGCACCGCACCCGGGCCAGTGGCCGAGAGCTGGAGCCGCTTGGGGCCTTCGCCTTCCATCTTCAGCGCGATCTGCTTCACGTTGAGGACGATATCGGTGACATCCTCGCGGACGCCGGCGAGCGAGGAGAATTCATGCAGCACGTTCTCGATCTTGATCGAGGTAATTGCAGCGCCCTGAAGGCTCGAAAGCAGCACCCGGCGCAGCGCGTTTCCGAGCGTCAGGCCGAAGCCCCGCTCGAGCGGTTCGGCAACGAAGGTCGCCTTGCGCGAGCGATCGCCGCCATCCTTGATTTCCAGGGAGTTGGGTTTCTTGAGTTCCTGCCAGTTCTTCGTGTTGACGGACATGGATTTCCCCTAATTCGCCCTTTGACGGGCGGTTCAAATTCCAGATGGGCCGGAAGCTCTGCGAGGCGGCGCGGCTTCTGGCCCGATCGGGCGGCGACGGCACGATTTGCCGCCGCCATCCCGACAGATCAGACGCGGCGACGCTTCGACGGACGGACACCGTTGTGCGGGATCGGGGTCACGTCGCGGATCGAGGTGATGTTGAAGCCGACAGCGGCGAGACCGCGCAGCGCGCTCTCGCGGCCCGAACCCGGGCCCTTCACTTCGACTTCAAGCGTGCGCACGCCATGTTCGGCGGCCTTCTTGCCGGCATCGTCGGCTGCGACCTGCGCAGCATACGGGGTCGACTTGCGGCTGCCCTTGAAGCCCATCATGCCCGCGCTGGACCAGCTGATCGCATTGCCCTGCGCATCGGTGATGGTGATCATGGTGTTGTTGAAGCTGGCGTTGATGTGCGCAACGCCGCTGGTGATGTTCTTCTTGTCACGACGCCGGATACGGCCAGGTTCGCGTGCCATTTTCTATATTCCTCTAGCTCGTCAGAAGGAAAAAGCCTGTGGGCCTGAGCCCTTCAGCTTACTTCTTCTTGCCCGCGATGGGCTTGGCCTTGCCCTTGCGGGTGCGGGCGTTGGTGTGAGTGCGCTGGCCGCGAACGGGCAGACCGCTACGGTGACGCAGGCCGCGATAGGCACGCAGGTCCATCAGGCGCTTGATGTTCATCGCGGTGTTGCGACGCAGGTCGCCTTCCACGGTGAAATCGGCGTCGATGGTTTCGCGGATGCGCAGGATTTCCTCGTCCGAGAGGTCCTGCACGCGCGCGGTATGCGCGATGCCGAGCTTGTCAGCGATCTGGACGGCGGTCGTGCGACCGATCCCGTGAATATAGGTGAGCGCGATGATCACGCGCTTGTTGGTGGGGATATTGACCCCGGCAATACGAGCCACTTATTTCTCCATGCTCCACAGGGATTTACGAGCCGATTGGCCGCACCCCTATCTCAACGCTCATTCATTCTCGTGCCCGATGCCCCGACAATCCGCACGGTGGCTGGACTGCAAACGGCAAAAAGTCCGGTCGGCACGCGCAAGGGCGATGCCTGCCGAACTGACTTCGAACATGTCGAATGAGCCGCGCGCATAGGCTGATTCGCCCGCCCCGTCAACCGCAAGGCTTGTGGCCTGCGCTATCTCCGAAAAATGCAGCAGCGACAGGCGCGTTACCCTGCCCTGCCCCACCCCGCAATCAGCGCGAGGGATCATCCTTGAGATCGCTGAAGGCATCATCAAGCGCCGAGGGCTTGGGGGCCGGTTTCGGTGCAGGCTTGGGCGCCGTAGCCGGTGCAGGTGCCGGTGCGGGCTTGGGCGCAAGCGCCGGCTCGATCCGGGGCGCGGTGGCGGGCTTGGCGGCCGGAGCGACGGCGGGTTTCGCAGGTGCAGCAGCAGGTTTCGCGGGCGCAGGCGCAGGCGTTTCTTCGGCAGGCGCCTCTTCCACCGCCGGCTCCTCGGCCGCAGGTGCGGGCGGCTCGGGCATCTCGACCACGCCCAGCGGCTTGGCGAGCGCGGCAAGCTGGATCCCATTCACCGCATCGACCGCGCGGGCGATCACCGGCACTTCGTAACGCATCGCGCCGCCGACATTATACTCCCACACGATCTTCGTGCCTTCGGGGATCTTGCTGATGACGATGGTGAGCACACCGGTCACCGGCTCGCTCTGCAAGGGGCCGAGCGCGCCGACCATCCGCAGCGCGCGTTCGGGATAGGCCTGGACCACCCGCATATGCTCGACACTGCCTTCGAGCGTGAAGCGCCCGGGCTCGTCGACTTCGGGGATCTTCTCGCAGAAACACCCGCCCGCCTGCGGGGTAAGCGTCAGGTTCGCCGCATCGCCCGACCACGTGTGGTCCGATGTCCACCATGTGGCCGGCGAGATCAGCGCGAGCCACACTTCCTTCGGGCTGGCCGAGACCACGACCTCATGGCGCGAGACGAAACCGGCAGGGCTGCTGCCCGTAACCTCCGCGGCCGCCGGAACGGCAGACGCCAGAGCAAGCGCGGAAAGCGCGTGGAGCAAACGGAACTTCGGCATGGCAGCAACCTCCCTCTTGGCGCGGAGGCTTAGGACAAAGCAGGCGCTCGCGAAAGCGCCTGCCGCCAATCAGCTGCGCAGAATGGCGTCGATCTCGCCCGCGACCTGATCGATCGCGGCCATCCCGTCGATCCGCGAGACGATCCCGCGCGCTTCATAGCCCGGCAGGATCGGCGCGGTCTTGGCGCGGTATTCCTGCATGCGGGTGCGCACGGTTTCCTCGTTGTCGTCGGGACGACGCTTGAACTCGGTGCTGCCGCAGCTGTCGCACACGCCTTCGGTCGAGGGCGGGTTGGCGGTGTCGTGATAGAGCGCGCCGCACTTGGCGCAGGAATAGCGCCCGGTGATGCGGGCGACGAGGGCGTCCTCGTCCACTTCGAGTTCGATCACGTGGTCGAGCGAGCGGCCGTTCTTGGCAAGGATCGCATCGAGCGAATCTGCCTGCGCGGCAGTGCGCGGATAGCCGTCAAAGATCGCGCCGGTTTCCGGGCCCATCGCCGCCAGTTCGGCGTCGATCAGGTCGGAGACGATCTCGTCCGAGACGAGTTCGCCGCGCTCCATGACTTCCTTGGCCTTGAGACCCACCGGGGTCCCCGCCTTGACGGCGGCGCGCAGCATGTCGCCGGTCGAAAGCTGACGCATGCCATGCCGTTCGACCAGGCCGGCGCTCTGCGTGCCCTTGCCGGCACCGGGAGGGCCAAGAAGAATGATGTTCACGAACCGTCCCCCGTTATCGCCGCCGATCGTTGCCGGTGGCTGGAATAGTGACTTGCGGGTTCAACCATGGCTGACTTCGCGTCAAGTATCGAAACTCGCGTCCGATCTCAGCGCAGTCGGCCCTTGAGCTTCGCCTTCTTGATCAGATCGCCATACTGGTGTGCCAGCAGGTGCGACTGGACCTGGGTGATGGTGTCGACAGTGACGTTCACCACGATCAGCAGGCTGGTGCCGCCGAGGAACAGAGGAATACCGGTCTGGGCGATCATGTATTCGGGCAGCACGCAGACCAGCGTCAGATAGACCGCGCCGACCACGGTGATGCGCGTGAGCACATATTCGAGGTAGTCCGCGGTGCGCTTGCCCGGTCGGATGCCGGGGATGAAGCCGCCGTTCTTCTTCAGATTGTCCGCCGTCTCCTCGGGGTTGAACACAACCGCGGTGTAGAAGAAGCAGAAGAAGATGATCCCGATGGCATAGAGCGTCATGTAGAGCGGCTGGCCGTGGGCGAGATACTGGTTGAGCGTGACGATGAACTCGCCAAAGCCGCTGTCGGCATCGACCGAGTTGCCCGCGAACTGCGAGATCGTCAGCGGCAGGAGCAGCAGCGAGCTGGCAAAGATCGGCGGGATCACGCCTGCGGTGTTGATCTTGAGCGGCAGGTGCGAGCGGTCCGCCTGCATCATGCCGTTCTGCGTCGCGCGCTTGGGATACTGGATCAACAGCCGGCGCTGGGCGCGCTCCATGAAGGAGATCAGCAGGATCAGCACCACCACCATCGCGATGAAGCCGATGATAACCACCGGCGAGATCGCCCCGGTGCGGCCGCCTTCGAACAGGTTGGTCCCGAAGGTCGGAAACTGGGCGACAATGCCGGCCATGATGATCAGCGACACGCCGTTGCCGATGCCGCGGCTGGTAATCTGCTCGCCCAGCCACAGCAGGAACATGGTGCCGCCGACGAGATTGATGACCGATACGATGCGGAACATGTAGCCCGGATCGACCACTGCCTGCAGCCCGCTCTGCGCGCCGAAACTTTCGAGGCCGACCGCGAGGAAATAGCCCTGGATCGCGCACAGGAACACCGCGCCGTAGCGGGTGTACTGGTTCAGCTTCTGGCGACCGGAGGCGCCTTCCTTCTTCATTGCGGCCAGCGCCGGATGCAGGGCCGAGGCCATCTGCACCACGATCGAGGCGGTGATGTAGGGCATCACGCCGAGCGCGATGAGGCTCATACGCTCGAGGCTGCCGCCCGAGAAGGTGTTGAACAGATCGAGGATGCCGCCACGGGTGCTGTCATAGAGCTCGCTGAGGATCAGCGGATTGACGCCCGGCAGCGGAACGAAGCTCAGGAAACGGAAGACGATCAGCGCGCCGATCGTGAACCAGATGCGCTGGCGAAGCTCTGTGGCCTTGGCAAAATTGCCGAGGTTGAGGTTGCTCGCGATATTGTCGGCGCGTGATGCCATGTCGTCTCGTCGATCCTAGCTCTTGGCCCGGCCGCGATGCCTGCTGGCACCGCCTTGTCCGAACCGTCTCCAGCGCAGCCGTTTGCAGCTTTTCACCCTCTCGAAAGGGCCAGCCCGGCACGCGAGAGCCTAAATAGGAAGCGCGGGGGCTCTTGTCGAACCCCCGCGCATGACCTTTTGTCGATTACTTCGCGTTTGCGGCCTTGGCGGCCTTGTTGGCGTCGCGGCGCGCGAGCTTCTTCTCGTGCTCCGGGGTCGCGGCAGGCGCGACTTCGACCTTGCCGCCGGCAGCTTCCACAGCCGCGATGGCACCCTTGGTCGCGCCGGTCACAGCGAAGGTCGCCTTGGCGGTGATCGCACCCTTGCCGAGCAGACGCACGCCGTCCTTGCCGCCGCGCACGAGGCCGGCGTTACGCAGGGCTTCCTCGGTGATGGTAGCCTTCGCGTCGAGCTTGCCCGCGTCGATGAACTTCTGGATCATGCCGATGTTCACCTCGGCGTAGTCCTTGCCGAAGGGGTTGTTGAAGCCGCGCTTCGGGAGACGCATGTGCAGCGGCATCTGGCCGCCTTCGAAGCCCTTGATGGCAACGCCCGAACGGGCCTTCTGGCCCTTCTGGCCGCGTGCCGAGGTCTTGCCCTTGCCCGAGCCGATACCACGGCCGACACGGATGCGGCCCTTGCGGGCACCGGCATTGTCGCGGATGTCATTCAGTTTCATGTGTGTGCACTCGCTTTCGCTTTTGTCGCGCTGAGAGATGGAAAGCCCCGCCGGAGCGGGGCTTGCCGGACTTTAGTCGATCACCTGGACCAGATGCGGGATCTTGGCGATCGCGCCGCGCACCTCGGGGGTGTCCTGACGCTCGACGATCTTGTGCATCTTGTTCAGCCCAAGACCGATGAGGATCTTGCGCTGGCTTTCCGGGCGACGGATCGGCGAACCGATCTGCTTGATCTTGATGGTAGCCATGTCGGATTACTCCACAATCGCCGCAGCTTCGGCTTCCGCCTCGGCTGCGCCGGCACCGCCACGACCCAGGAGGTCGGCAACCTTCTTGCCGCGACGCTGGGCAACCGACTTCGGCGAAGTCTGCTCCGACAGCGCGTCAAAGGTGGCGCGGATCATGTTATAGGGGTTCGAGGTGCCGACCGACTTGGTCACCACATCGGCAACGCCGAGGCTCTCGAACACGGCGCGCATCGGACCACCGGCGATGATGCCGGTCCCCGCGGGCGCCGAACGGACGGTCACCTTGCCGGCGCCGAAACGGCCGTTGCCGTCATGGTGCAGGGTGCGGCCTTCCTTGAGCGGAACGCGGATCATCTTCTTGCGGGCCGAGGCGGTTGCCTTGGTGATCGCTTCGGGCACTTCGCGAGCCTTGCCGTGGCCGAAGCCGACGCGGCCCTGGCCGTCGCCGACCACAACCAGCGCTGCAAAGCCGAAGCGCTTGCCGCCCTTCACGGTCTTCGAGACGCGGTTGATGTGCACCAGCTTCTCGATGATGCCGTCATCTTCCTCTTCGCGCTTGCCACGACGATCGTCGCGGTTGCCACGACCGCGACCACGGCCTTCGCCGCCTTCGCGGTTGCCGCCACGGCCACGACCGCGACGACCCTGTGCTTCACCGGCGTCGCCGCCGGTGTCACCCGCCACGTCGACGGTATCGATGGTGTTTTCGTCAGCCATGATCAGAACTCCAGCCCGCCTTCACGGGCGGCATCGGCCAGCGCCTTGACGCGGCCATGGAACAGGAACCCGCCGCGATCGAACACGACAGTCGTCACGCCAGCCTTCTTGGCGGCCTCGGCGATCTGCTTGCCGACTTCGGCAGCAGCAGCGACGTTGGCGCCGCTGACAGAGACGCCGAGCGTCGAGGCAGCGGCCACAGTGCGGCCGGCAGCATCGTCGATGATCTGCGCGTAGATGTGACGGCCGGTGCGGTGCACCGACAGACGGGGCTTGCCACCGGCGCGCTCACGCAGAGCGGTACGGACACGGCGGCGGCGGCGTTCGAACAGGGAAAGCTTTGCCATGTTACTTCTTCTTCCCTTCCTTGCGGAAGATAAACTCGCCGCGATAGGCGATACCCTTGCCCTTGTAAGGCTCGGGCTTGCGCCAGCGGCGGATTTCCGCGGCGAACTGGCCCACAGCCTGCTTGTCGATGCCCGAGATCTCGATCGTGGTCTGGTCCGGGGTCTTCACCTCGAGACCGGCCGGGACCGGAAGATCGACATCGTGGCTGTAGCCAAGCTGCAGCTTGAGGTTGGTCCCCTGCGCGTTGGCACGGTAACCGACGCCCTTGATGACGAGGACCTTGGTGAAGCCGTCGGTGACGCCTTGCACGAGGTTCGACACCAGCGTGCGCTGCATGCCCCAGAAGGCGCGTGCCTGCTTGCTGTCATTGGCCGGCTTCACCTGGATCTCGCCCTCTTCGACCTTGTAGTCGATGAGGTCGGACAGACCCAGCGTCAGGGTGCCCTTGGGGCCCTTCACGCTCAGCGTGCCATTGTCGATGGTGGCCGTCACCCCGCCAGGGATCGCCACCGGCCTTTTGCCGATGCGGCTCATCAGAACACCTCCGCCAGCACTTCGCCGCCGACGTTGTTGGCACGTGCCTCGGCATCCGAGAGCACGCCCTTGGGCGTCGAGACGATGGTGATGCCAAGGCCGTTGCGGATCGTCGGGAGCTCCTTCGAGCCCGAATAGATCCGGCGGCCGGGCTTCGAGACGCGGGCCACGTGCTTGATCGCGGGTTCGCCTTCGAAATACTTCAGTTCGATCCGCAGCGCGGGGTGCTTGCCCGAATTGTCCTCGGAATAGCCACGGATGTAGCCTTCACGCTGGAGCACTTCGAGCA is drawn from Erythrobacter sp. and contains these coding sequences:
- a CDS encoding serine hydrolase; translated protein: MIRTMLAGAALLLAALPVAAQNPQAALQARHDRALAAGYKALMLCSGMAIAERNGAARKPESVAAWELSGIQAPHDALIGALPFSIKRRPSGQISHVSVTWADDMPARVAGYFGPDTGCALLPIGADPEVSNVGSRMRPAAAPNPPGLPLLSNDAGLSARLAAPFARAFEGGFGQGTRTTATLVLTGDTLAERYAPGFNARTPQRTWSVAKSIAATLIGAAVQEGEANVDEPIGLNYWRSGGGSDPRNAITLDHALRMATGRYSDTPGNRTDPLYFGGSSVDETAINWPVLHKPGTVFRYANNDTLLAVKAIDNWLSFYPPHEFFAKLGMHHTVAETDSRGGYILSSQVWTTARDLARFGQLYLEDGKLASGERVLPEGWRDYVSRPSGPQPTTGTFGYGAGFWLMNKEPGVPADAFSANGNRGQYVVIIPSRQVVIVRRGEDPPGAGFDIGAFTREVLAALDN
- the rplQ gene encoding 50S ribosomal protein L17, yielding MRHGISGRKLGRKTGHRHALLRNLAAALIKHEQITTTLPKAKELRPYVEKLITLAKRGGLSNRRLAMSRLGDEAQLKKLFDALATRYADRDGGYTRVLRAGIRPSDAVQMAIIELVDRDEAAKGQDSGPVATEEYEDA
- a CDS encoding DNA-directed RNA polymerase subunit alpha — its product is MSVNTKNWQELKKPNSLEIKDGGDRSRKATFVAEPLERGFGLTLGNALRRVLLSSLQGAAITSIKIENVLHEFSSLAGVREDVTDIVLNVKQIALKMEGEGPKRLQLSATGPGAVRAGDIAVTGDIEVMNKDLVICQLDEGATLNMELTADTGKGYSPAVQNRPVDAPIGLIPVDSLYSPVRQVSYKVENARVGQELDYDKLSLTVETDGTVTPEDAVAYAARILQDQLTLFVHFEDGIPQPQSAMIGHAVQPQESDANQLNRYLLKKVDELELSVRSANCLKNDNIIYIGDLVQKTEAEMLRTPNFGRKSLNEIKEVLSSMGLRLGMDIPGWPPENIEEMAKKLEQELLG
- the rpsK gene encoding 30S ribosomal protein S11, translated to MAREPGRIRRRDKKNITSGVAHINASFNNTMITITDAQGNAISWSSAGMMGFKGSRKSTPYAAQVAADDAGKKAAEHGVRTLEVEVKGPGSGRESALRGLAAVGFNITSIRDVTPIPHNGVRPSKRRRV
- the rpsM gene encoding 30S ribosomal protein S13; amino-acid sequence: MARIAGVNIPTNKRVIIALTYIHGIGRTTAVQIADKLGIAHTARVQDLSDEEILRIRETIDADFTVEGDLRRNTAMNIKRLMDLRAYRGLRHRSGLPVRGQRTHTNARTRKGKAKPIAGKKK
- a CDS encoding SRPBCC family protein, with translation MPKFRLLHALSALALASAVPAAAEVTGSSPAGFVSRHEVVVSASPKEVWLALISPATWWTSDHTWSGDAANLTLTPQAGGCFCEKIPEVDEPGRFTLEGSVEHMRVVQAYPERALRMVGALGPLQSEPVTGVLTIVISKIPEGTKIVWEYNVGGAMRYEVPVIARAVDAVNGIQLAALAKPLGVVEMPEPPAPAAEEPAVEEAPAEETPAPAPAKPAAAPAKPAVAPAAKPATAPRIEPALAPKPAPAPAPATAPKPAPKPAPKPSALDDAFSDLKDDPSR
- a CDS encoding adenylate kinase — encoded protein: MNIILLGPPGAGKGTQSAGLVERHGMRQLSTGDMLRAAVKAGTPVGLKAKEVMERGELVSDEIVSDLIDAELAAMGPETGAIFDGYPRTAAQADSLDAILAKNGRSLDHVIELEVDEDALVARITGRYSCAKCGALYHDTANPPSTEGVCDSCGSTEFKRRPDDNEETVRTRMQEYRAKTAPILPGYEARGIVSRIDGMAAIDQVAGEIDAILRS
- the secY gene encoding preprotein translocase subunit SecY, with product MASRADNIASNLNLGNFAKATELRQRIWFTIGALIVFRFLSFVPLPGVNPLILSELYDSTRGGILDLFNTFSGGSLERMSLIALGVMPYITASIVVQMASALHPALAAMKKEGASGRQKLNQYTRYGAVFLCAIQGYFLAVGLESFGAQSGLQAVVDPGYMFRIVSVINLVGGTMFLLWLGEQITSRGIGNGVSLIIMAGIVAQFPTFGTNLFEGGRTGAISPVVIIGFIAMVVVLILLISFMERAQRRLLIQYPKRATQNGMMQADRSHLPLKINTAGVIPPIFASSLLLLPLTISQFAGNSVDADSGFGEFIVTLNQYLAHGQPLYMTLYAIGIIFFCFFYTAVVFNPEETADNLKKNGGFIPGIRPGKRTADYLEYVLTRITVVGAVYLTLVCVLPEYMIAQTGIPLFLGGTSLLIVVNVTVDTITQVQSHLLAHQYGDLIKKAKLKGRLR
- the rplO gene encoding 50S ribosomal protein L15, which produces MKLNDIRDNAGARKGRIRVGRGIGSGKGKTSARGQKGQKARSGVAIKGFEGGQMPLHMRLPKRGFNNPFGKDYAEVNIGMIQKFIDAGKLDAKATITEEALRNAGLVRGGKDGVRLLGKGAITAKATFAVTGATKGAIAAVEAAGGKVEVAPAATPEHEKKLARRDANKAAKAANAK
- the rpmD gene encoding 50S ribosomal protein L30, which encodes MATIKIKQIGSPIRRPESQRKILIGLGLNKMHKIVERQDTPEVRGAIAKIPHLVQVID
- the rpsE gene encoding 30S ribosomal protein S5 translates to MADENTIDTVDVAGDTGGDAGEAQGRRGRGRGGNREGGEGRGRGRGNRDDRRGKREEEDDGIIEKLVHINRVSKTVKGGKRFGFAALVVVGDGQGRVGFGHGKAREVPEAITKATASARKKMIRVPLKEGRTLHHDGNGRFGAGKVTVRSAPAGTGIIAGGPMRAVFESLGVADVVTKSVGTSNPYNMIRATFDALSEQTSPKSVAQRRGKKVADLLGRGGAGAAEAEAEAAAIVE
- the rplR gene encoding 50S ribosomal protein L18; this encodes MAKLSLFERRRRRVRTALRERAGGKPRLSVHRTGRHIYAQIIDDAAGRTVAAASTLGVSVSGANVAAAAEVGKQIAEAAKKAGVTTVVFDRGGFLFHGRVKALADAAREGGLEF
- the rplF gene encoding 50S ribosomal protein L6 translates to MSRIGKRPVAIPGGVTATIDNGTLSVKGPKGTLTLGLSDLIDYKVEEGEIQVKPANDSKQARAFWGMQRTLVSNLVQGVTDGFTKVLVIKGVGYRANAQGTNLKLQLGYSHDVDLPVPAGLEVKTPDQTTIEISGIDKQAVGQFAAEIRRWRKPEPYKGKGIAYRGEFIFRKEGKKK
- the rpsH gene encoding 30S ribosomal protein S8; translation: MAMTDPLGDMLTRIRNGQRAKKDSVLTPASNLRASVLEVLQREGYIRGYSEDNSGKHPALRIELKYFEGEPAIKHVARVSKPGRRIYSGSKELPTIRNGLGITIVSTPKGVLSDAEARANNVGGEVLAEVF